In Actinoplanes sp. NBC_00393, a single genomic region encodes these proteins:
- a CDS encoding helix-turn-helix domain-containing protein, which produces MDSEQVGARLRRWRLRRGLTQRVLAELAGFSQGYVAQIESGLAPLDRQATRAALARALQISVAELTGRPGEDPCDTPVSAAAMAGLRSGVIALTMPAVTAGDDPPDGCTDTAVLDHYFDACRYDLLVPALAATLTALAIESRTVTGHAKRLHQRRTVEACSTTVSTCVQLGHPDLTLAVAGVAMHTAEDLGEPAYVGLANYARIRAVAGTTGAQRVAAEGIDRLAPFAGADAAAASTYGMHHLISAELAARAGLAAAASAHLGEAARVAAHTGERGNDWFNFGPTNVGMWRVAVLVALGDGPAARTAPPGFRPDFLASAHRRATYFIDLSRALLQGRGQDEAAAVALYRAEAIAPQQVSTSDGARDALRILLSRPRYGRDSRVRGLARRAGIRD; this is translated from the coding sequence GTGGACAGCGAACAAGTGGGTGCCAGGCTGCGGCGCTGGCGGCTGCGCCGGGGCCTGACCCAGCGAGTGCTGGCCGAGCTGGCCGGCTTCAGTCAGGGCTACGTCGCGCAGATCGAGAGCGGCCTGGCGCCGCTGGACCGGCAGGCCACCCGCGCGGCGCTGGCCCGGGCCCTGCAGATCTCGGTGGCGGAGCTGACCGGCCGGCCCGGCGAGGACCCCTGCGACACACCGGTCAGCGCCGCGGCGATGGCCGGCCTGCGCTCCGGCGTCATCGCGCTGACCATGCCGGCGGTCACCGCCGGCGACGACCCGCCGGACGGCTGCACGGACACCGCGGTGCTCGACCACTACTTCGACGCCTGCCGGTACGACCTGCTCGTCCCCGCGCTCGCCGCGACCCTGACCGCCCTCGCCATCGAGTCACGGACCGTCACCGGCCACGCGAAACGGCTGCACCAGCGCCGGACCGTCGAAGCCTGCTCGACCACCGTGTCCACCTGCGTGCAGCTCGGCCACCCGGACCTGACCCTGGCCGTCGCCGGGGTGGCCATGCACACCGCGGAGGACCTCGGCGAACCCGCCTACGTCGGGCTGGCGAACTACGCCCGGATCCGGGCCGTGGCGGGGACGACCGGCGCGCAACGGGTCGCCGCCGAAGGCATCGACCGGCTCGCCCCGTTCGCCGGCGCGGATGCCGCGGCCGCCAGCACCTACGGCATGCATCACCTGATCAGCGCCGAACTCGCGGCCCGGGCCGGGCTGGCCGCGGCGGCGTCCGCGCACCTCGGCGAGGCGGCCCGGGTCGCCGCGCACACCGGTGAACGCGGCAACGACTGGTTCAACTTCGGGCCGACCAACGTGGGGATGTGGCGGGTTGCCGTACTCGTGGCGCTCGGTGACGGTCCGGCTGCCCGGACCGCGCCGCCCGGCTTCCGGCCGGACTTCCTGGCGTCCGCGCACCGCCGGGCCACCTATTTCATCGACCTGTCCCGGGCCCTGCTGCAGGGTCGCGGCCAGGACGAGGCGGCAGCCGTCGCGCTGTACCGGGCCGAGGCGATCGCCCCGCAGCAGGTGTCCACGTCCGACGGCGCCCGCGACGCCCTGCGCATCCTGCTGTCGCGGCCCCGCTACGGCCGTGACAGCCGGGTGCGCGGGCTCGCCCGCCGCGCCGGGATCCGCGATTAA
- a CDS encoding response regulator transcription factor, with translation MRTVIAEDNPVLRDGLTRLLADYDIDVLAAVDNADDLVTAAASLQPDIVVADVRMPPTHTDEGLRAALRIRQDHPDMGVLVFSQWVETSYARRLLADHPARIGYLLKDRIVRTDDFVDALRRVAAGGTALDPEVVRQLLAAPAVDRGVASLSPREREILDLVAQGRSNPAIAEQLNLAGRSVEKHVTAIFTKLDLPQARTDHRRVLAVLRYLNASAAGDR, from the coding sequence ATGCGCACCGTCATCGCCGAGGACAACCCGGTGCTGCGCGACGGGCTCACCCGGCTGCTCGCCGACTACGACATCGACGTGCTGGCGGCCGTCGACAACGCCGACGACCTGGTCACCGCCGCGGCCTCGCTGCAACCGGACATCGTGGTCGCCGACGTACGGATGCCGCCCACCCACACCGACGAGGGTCTGCGCGCCGCCCTGCGCATCCGGCAGGACCACCCGGACATGGGTGTGCTCGTCTTCTCCCAGTGGGTCGAGACGTCGTACGCCCGCCGGCTGCTCGCCGACCACCCGGCCCGGATCGGCTACCTGCTCAAAGACCGCATCGTGCGCACCGACGACTTCGTCGACGCGCTGCGCCGGGTCGCCGCCGGCGGCACCGCCCTGGACCCCGAAGTGGTCCGGCAGCTGCTCGCCGCGCCCGCGGTGGACCGGGGCGTGGCCAGCCTGTCGCCCCGCGAACGCGAGATCCTCGACCTGGTCGCGCAGGGCCGCTCCAACCCGGCGATCGCCGAGCAGCTGAACCTGGCCGGGCGCAGCGTGGAGAAGCACGTGACGGCCATCTTCACCAAGCTCGACCTGCCGCAGGCCCGCACCGATCACCGCCGGGTGCTGGCCGTGCTGCGCTATCTCAACGCCTCGGCGGCCGGTGATCGGTGA
- a CDS encoding ATP-binding protein: MTQQQQQLTGEPGEPAPYVTVGLLPDPDAPSLARTLVADTCLAWGLPQLLHPARRVISELVTNAVEHAGTDVQVTITRRREGLHLAVCDGNAQLPRLRALAPVRRGTPLDDRGQGLQVVQATATRWGAVRIPTGKIVWAVLQCPD; this comes from the coding sequence ATGACACAGCAGCAACAGCAGCTGACCGGTGAACCGGGGGAGCCGGCGCCGTACGTGACCGTCGGGTTGCTGCCCGACCCGGACGCGCCGAGCCTGGCGCGCACCCTGGTGGCCGACACCTGCCTGGCCTGGGGCCTGCCGCAGCTGCTGCACCCGGCCCGGCGGGTGATCTCCGAACTGGTCACCAACGCGGTCGAGCACGCCGGCACCGACGTGCAGGTCACCATCACCCGCCGCCGCGAGGGTCTGCACCTGGCCGTCTGCGACGGCAACGCCCAGCTGCCCCGACTGCGGGCGCTGGCCCCGGTCCGCCGGGGCACACCCCTGGACGATCGCGGGCAGGGTCTGCAGGTGGTCCAGGCCACCGCGACCCGATGGGGAGCGGTACGCATACCGACCGGCAAGATCGTCTGGGCGGTGCTGCAGTGCCCCGACTGA
- a CDS encoding alpha/beta fold hydrolase, whose product MRTHDRHCCRARGLPVVLVHGLAVSHRYLMPTARVLAARHPVLVPDLPGFGHSGKPPAAYDVSRHADHLAGWLDHLGLDRSCLVGHSFGAEVVARLAVQRPDLVAALVLAGPTTDPRARSRRDLIGRWALDLFVEQPWQALVLARDVADAKPWRVLSTVGHSVHNAIEDDLRRLPAPPLVLGGSLDPVAPPRWRAEVAAMTGGTSVTVPAAAHNVLTTSGRRSAQAIATHLCRTYPLSARSRAGTL is encoded by the coding sequence GTGCGTACCCATGATCGGCACTGCTGCCGTGCCCGCGGCCTGCCGGTGGTCCTGGTGCACGGTCTCGCCGTGTCGCACCGCTACCTGATGCCCACCGCGCGCGTCCTGGCCGCCCGGCACCCGGTGCTCGTGCCGGATCTGCCCGGCTTCGGGCACAGCGGCAAACCCCCGGCGGCGTACGACGTGAGCCGCCACGCCGACCACCTGGCCGGCTGGCTCGACCACCTCGGCCTGGACCGGTCCTGCCTGGTCGGGCACTCCTTCGGCGCCGAGGTGGTCGCCCGGCTCGCCGTGCAGCGCCCGGACCTGGTGGCCGCGCTGGTGCTGGCCGGCCCCACCACCGACCCGCGAGCCCGGTCCCGGCGGGACCTGATCGGCCGCTGGGCGCTCGACCTGTTCGTCGAACAGCCCTGGCAGGCCCTGGTGCTGGCCCGCGACGTGGCCGACGCGAAGCCGTGGCGGGTCCTGTCCACGGTCGGCCATTCGGTGCACAACGCCATCGAGGACGACCTGCGCCGGCTGCCGGCGCCGCCGCTCGTGCTCGGCGGCTCCCTCGACCCGGTGGCACCGCCGCGCTGGCGCGCCGAGGTGGCCGCGATGACCGGCGGCACGTCGGTGACTGTGCCGGCGGCCGCGCACAACGTGCTGACCACCTCGGGCCGCCGGTCGGCGCAGGCCATCGCCACCCATTTGTGCCGGACGTACCCGTTGTCCGCCCGCAGTCGCGCTGGGACGCTTTGA